One genomic region from Thiovulum sp. ES encodes:
- a CDS encoding hypothetical protein (IMG reference gene:2508611413_SP), with protein sequence RREFLKVMTLGLLSLGFLGSIRPQGLNAGSLAMNGTGWRIYKGHKEGRTVEQIASDLTAEYDVDFETALRDTKEFIALLRSMGY encoded by the coding sequence ATAGGAGGGAATTTCTAAAGGTTATGACATTAGGACTTTTGAGCTTGGGGTTTCTGGGAAGCATAAGGCCCCAGGGTTTGAACGCCGGAAGCCTTGCGATGAACGGGACGGGCTGGAGGATATACAAAGGGCACAAAGAGGGCAGAACGGTGGAACAAATAGCTAGCGACCTAACTGCGGAGTACGATGTGGATTTTGAGACGGCCCTTAGGGATACTAAGGAGTTTATCGCCCTTTTGCGCTCTATGGGCTATTAA